One Gadus morhua chromosome 23, gadMor3.0, whole genome shotgun sequence DNA segment encodes these proteins:
- the sox17 gene encoding LOW QUALITY PROTEIN: transcription factor SOX-17 (The sequence of the model RefSeq protein was modified relative to this genomic sequence to represent the inferred CDS: deleted 1 base in 1 codon), which translates to MSSPDAGYASDDQTQARCAMSVLMPGMGHCQWADPISPAGGDAKVKNEPCTSSGSASGAQNRGKTEPRIRRPMNAFMVWAKDERKRLAQQNPDLHNAELSKMLGKSWKALPVAEKRPFVEEAERLRVQHMQDHPNYKYRPRRRKQVKRIKRLDSGFLLHGPPDPHQACMDNLGGLGYHDHPFQLPPPPPCLGHYRGEGPGLGGGGYEGGYSMPTPDTSPLDAVDTDAMFFPSHGQDDGHMMSPYSPYAHHHHHHHHAPAAEYPPGHEPPHQHHHHGNAILHRHLTAGPEPPPYNPMAMYYTNQHHQQQQQQQHQQQQGPHPKRQGLHGAPGQLSPPPDAQHPHAQAEGPRGPDAPRGAAGEVDRSEFEQYLSSASGRPDMGACLPYGGPHEASLQGPESLISSVLSDASTVYYCNYSNT; encoded by the exons ATGAGTAGTCCCGATGCGGGGTACGCCAGTGACGACCAGACCCAGGCTAGGTGTGCGATGTCCGTCCTGATGCCGGGAATGGGGCACTGTCAATGGGCAGACCCCATCAGCCCTGCCGGCGGGGACGCCAAAGTGAAGAACGAACCGTGTACCTCCTCCGGCTCCGCCTCGGGGGCCCAGAACCGCGGGAAGACCGAGCCTCGGATCCGCCGGCCCATGAACGCCTTCATGGTTTGGGCGAAGGACGAGCGGAAGAGGCTCGCGCAGCAGAACCCCGACCTGCACAACGCGGAGCTCAGCAAGATGCTCG GGAAGTCCTGGAAGGCTCTTCCTGTGGCGGAGAAGCGTCCCTtcgtggaggaggcggagcggcTGCGGGTGCAGCACATGCAGGACCACCCCAACTACAAGtaccgcccccgccgccgcaaGCAGGTGAAGCGCATCAAGAGGCTGGACTCCGGCTTCCTGCTGCACGGCCCTCCGGACCCCCACCAGGCCTGCATGGACAACCTGGGGGGGCTGGGCTACCACGACCACCCCTTCCAGctcccgccgccccccccctgc ctgggCCACTACCGGGGCGAGGGTCCCGgtctgggcggggggggctACGAGGGGGGCTACAGCATGCCCACCCCCGACACGTCCCCGCTGGACGCCGTGGACACGGACGCCATGTTCTTCCCCTCCCACGGCCAGGACGACGGTCACATGATGTCGCCCTACTCCCCCtacgcccaccaccaccaccaccaccaccacgcccccGCCGCCGAGTACCCCCCCGGCCACGagcccccccaccaacaccatcaccacggcAACGCCATCCTCCACAGACACCTCACCGCGGGCCCCGAACCTCCGCCGTACAACCCCATGGCCATGTACTACAccaaccagcaccaccagcagcagcagcagcagcagcaccagcagcagcagggccccCACCCCAAGAGGCAGGGCCTCCACGGGGCCCCGGGACAGCTCTCCCCGCCCCCGGACGCCCAGCACCCCCACGCCCAGGCCGAGGGCCCCCGGGGACCAGATGCTCCCCGGGGAGCTGCTGGGGAGGTGGACCGCAGCGAGTTCGAGCAGTACCTCAGCTCCGCCTCCGGGCGGCCCGACATGGGCGCCTGCCTGCCGTACGGGGGCCCCCACGAGGCCTCGCTGCAGGGGCCCGAGAGCCTCATCTCCTCCGTGCTGTCGGACGCCAGCACCGTTTACTACTGTAACTATAGCAACACATAA